From a region of the Gossypium raimondii isolate GPD5lz chromosome 10, ASM2569854v1, whole genome shotgun sequence genome:
- the LOC105775239 gene encoding uncharacterized protein LOC105775239 has product MVNKLATNVLNFQQQTLNFQKETKDFQQKIETSIGELTTSIEKLTSQGKLSSQTEPNPRQNANAESWPRNYPGKIEKDEQVRPKPPLPKIQPPFPELFNQCRRGKEDKEILETFRKVDINILLLDDIKKIPRYAKFLKELCTNKRKLTGNERVNIGENVSAVLQQKMQAKCKDRGMSVVHLEGVLEDVLVKINELIFAADFYVIKMEEDSTPGSSDLLLGRPFLSTTSTKIYVRSGTLTMEFDGEIVKFNVYNAISHPSETSSAPELELEPAGKARKLDSQELEKIRNDAYESARKLRSRWK; this is encoded by the exons ATGGTCAATAAGTTAGCAACTAATGTTCTTAATTTTCAACAGCAAACtcttaatttccaaaaagagACGAAGGATTTCCAACAGAAAATCGAGACGTCCATCGGAGAGTTGACCACATCGATTGAGAAATTGACCTCTCAAGGGAAGCTGTCGTCACAAACAGAACCAAACCCTAGACAAAATGCGAATGCA GAATCTTGGCCAAGAAATTACCCAGGAAAAATCGAGAAAGACGAACAGGTCCGACCGAAGCCTCCATTGCctaaaattcaacctccattTCCAGAACTATTCAACCAGTGTCGAAGAGGTAAAGAGGACAAGGAAATCCTTGAAACATTTAGGAAAGTCGATATCAACATTCTGCTGTTGGACGACATCAAGAAAATACCGCGGtatgctaaatttcttaaagagctTTGCACCAACAAGCGAAAATTAACAGGTAATGAAAGAGTGAATATTGGTGAGAATGTATCTGCAGTGTTACAGCAGAAAATGCAGGCAAAATGCAAGGATAGgggcat GTCTGTTGTGCATTTAGAAGGAGTCCttgaggatgttttggtaaaaATCAACGAGCTTATTTTCGCTGCAGATTTTTATGTGATCAAAATGGAGGAGGATAGCACTCCTGGATCTTCAGATCTCCTACTGGGTCGACCGTTCCTTAGTACAACTAGTACTAAAATCTACGTTCGAAGTGGAACTCTTACGATGGAGTTTGATGGGGAGATCGTAAAGTTTAATGTCTACAATGCCATTAGCCATCCAAGCGAAACCTCGAGC GCACCAGAGTTGGAGTTAGAACCCGCAGGAAAGGCAAGGAAATTAGACAGCCAAGAGTTAGAAAAAATTCGCAATGATGCCTACGAGAGTGCTC GTAAGCTTCGATCACGATGGAAATGA